CAATGGCATTAATTGTAAAAAAATTTGGTGGCAGCTCTGTTGGTAGCACTGAAAAAATAAAAGCTGTTGCTCAACGTATTTTAGATGAAAAACAACCCGGCGACAAAATTGTTGTTGTCGTTTCTGCTATGGGTGATACTACTGACGATTTAATTAAATTGGCTAAAGGTATTACAAAAGACCCATATCAATATACTCGTGAAATGGATATGTTGCTTACTACTGGCGAACAGGTTTCAATTTCTCTTTTAACTATGGCTTTTAAAGCTTTAGGACAAAAAGCTGTATCTCTTACAGGTTCTCTTGCTGGTGTAAAAACTAATTCCGTACACACTAAAGGAAAAATCAAAGATATCCAGCCTAAACGTATTTTCGATGAACTGGATAAAGGCAATATCGTCATCGTTGCTGGTTTCCAAGGCTGCAATGAACTCGGCGACCCTGTAACACTCGGCCGTGGTGGTTCTGATACTTCTGCTGTTGCCCTTGCTGGTGCAATGAAAGCTGATGTATGCGAAATTTATACAGACGTTGATGGCGTTTATTCCGCTGACCCACGTGTTGTAAAAAATGCTCGTAAAATGAAAGAAATTACTTATTATGAAATGTTGGAAATGGCACGTCTCGGTGCTGGCGTTATGCAGCCACGTTCCGTTGAAACTGGCCAGATGTACAATATACCAATTCATGTAAGATCCACATTCACAAACAAACCAGGTACAATTATTAGGGAGGAATATACAATGGAAGAAAAAGAGTTTATTATCAGAGGAGTTGCAGATGATACTAATGTAGCAAAAATCGCTGTACTGGGTATTCCAAATACTCCTGGTATCGCTTACTCTATCTTCTCCAAACTTGCTGAAAATAATATCGACGTTGATATGATTGTTCAAAGCATCCGCAACGTAGAAAAAAATGTTACAGATATGGTATTCACTACAACACTTGATGACCTCAACAATGCAAAACAAATCATCGATAAAGTAGCAGACCAATTAAATGCTGTTGCAGTATTGATTGAAACTGATGTTGCTAAAGTATCCATCGTTGGTGCTGGCATGCTCGGCAACCCTGGTATCGCATCTAGAATGTTTAAAGCTTTATCTGAAAACGGCATCAATATTGATGTTATCAGCACTTCTGAAATCAGCATTTCATGCTTAATCAAAGCTGAAAAAATCAAAGAAGCTGTAAACGCTATTCATAACGAATTCTTCAAAGATTAATATTTGCACTT
The window above is part of the Megamonas hypermegale genome. Proteins encoded here:
- a CDS encoding aspartate kinase encodes the protein MALIVKKFGGSSVGSTEKIKAVAQRILDEKQPGDKIVVVVSAMGDTTDDLIKLAKGITKDPYQYTREMDMLLTTGEQVSISLLTMAFKALGQKAVSLTGSLAGVKTNSVHTKGKIKDIQPKRIFDELDKGNIVIVAGFQGCNELGDPVTLGRGGSDTSAVALAGAMKADVCEIYTDVDGVYSADPRVVKNARKMKEITYYEMLEMARLGAGVMQPRSVETGQMYNIPIHVRSTFTNKPGTIIREEYTMEEKEFIIRGVADDTNVAKIAVLGIPNTPGIAYSIFSKLAENNIDVDMIVQSIRNVEKNVTDMVFTTTLDDLNNAKQIIDKVADQLNAVAVLIETDVAKVSIVGAGMLGNPGIASRMFKALSENGINIDVISTSEISISCLIKAEKIKEAVNAIHNEFFKD